GGTCGAGATTATCCCCGGCGTCACTGCGGCTTCGGGCGCGGCGGCCTACGCCGGAATACCCCTGACCCATCGCGACTACGCCCCCTGCGTGACCCTCGTTACCGGCCACCGGCGCGGCGACGGAGGCGAGGGGCCGGAGATCGACTGGAACGCCCTCGGCAAGCTCGGCGGCACCATCGCCATCTACATGGGGATGATGCAGCTCGAAGGCGTCGTAGAGGAACTCATAAAGGCCGGAAGATCGCCCGACACACCCCTCGTGGTGGTCCACCGGGCCACCTGGCCGGAGCAGCGGGTCATCGAGAGCACCCTCGCAGGTGTAGTGGAAAAGGTGAGGGACGAAGTTATTCCTCCCCCCTCCCTCGTCATAGTCGGCGAGGTGGTAAAGGCCAGAAGCAGGCTCGGCTGGTTCGAGAAATCGCCCCTCAAGGGCAGGCAGATACTCGTTACGAGAGCCTTAGCCCAGTCCCGCGAGCTTTGCCACCTGCTCAAGGAGCGCGGCGCGGTGCCGATAGAGCTGCCGCTCATAGAGCTTCGCGCCTTCGGCCACCGAAGCGGGATAGACTCCACCCTTCGGCGGCTCTTCGCCTACGACTGGGTGATCTTCTCCTCGACAAACGCCGTGGAGTTCACCTTCGAGCGCCTGCACGAACTCAAGCTGGACGCCAGAGTCTTCGGCGCGGCCAGAGTCATGGCCATCGGCCCCAAGACCGCCGAATGCCTTGAGACCTTCGGCATCAGGGCCGACGCGGTGCCGGAAAAGTTCATCGCCGAGTCGATCGTCGAAGAATTCAAAAAGATGGATGGCCTCAAGGGGATGAAGGTTATCATCCCGAGAGCGAAGGAGGCGAGGGAACTTGTCCCCGAAGAGCTTGAGAAGATGGGCGCGAAAGTCGAGACGGTGGCCATCTACGAAAACGTCCGCCCCGAGCCGCACCCTCTTGCCCTGCAGGTCGTGAGGCAGAAGATGATCGACGCGGTGACGCTGGCCTCCCCCTCGGCGGCGGTGAACTACCTCCAGCTTCTCGAAGAGGAGAAACTGGAGAAGGATTTCGCTCCCTGCATAGTCATCGGCCCCTCCACCGAGAAGAAAGCCCTTTCCCTCGGCCTTCCCGTGGTCGGAATGGGAGAGGAATACACCGTGGAGGGCATGGTGGCGGCCCTCGAAAAGTACTTCGGAAGCAAAGAAAACAAAGGTTAAGATATGAAAAGCGAATTTATCCCGAAATGGATCGCGTGGGAGTCAACCCAGCGCTGCAATTTACGGTG
This genomic interval from bacterium contains the following:
- the cobA gene encoding uroporphyrinogen-III C-methyltransferase, producing MSGFVYLVGAGPGDPGLLTLRGREVLERAQAVIYDYLVHTDILEYAPKDALLQKMGKQGHGAQHPQDAITERIIELAKQGLRVVRLKGGDPSIFGRMGEEALAITEAGIPVEIIPGVTAASGAAAYAGIPLTHRDYAPCVTLVTGHRRGDGGEGPEIDWNALGKLGGTIAIYMGMMQLEGVVEELIKAGRSPDTPLVVVHRATWPEQRVIESTLAGVVEKVRDEVIPPPSLVIVGEVVKARSRLGWFEKSPLKGRQILVTRALAQSRELCHLLKERGAVPIELPLIELRAFGHRSGIDSTLRRLFAYDWVIFSSTNAVEFTFERLHELKLDARVFGAARVMAIGPKTAECLETFGIRADAVPEKFIAESIVEEFKKMDGLKGMKVIIPRAKEARELVPEELEKMGAKVETVAIYENVRPEPHPLALQVVRQKMIDAVTLASPSAAVNYLQLLEEEKLEKDFAPCIVIGPSTEKKALSLGLPVVGMGEEYTVEGMVAALEKYFGSKENKG